Within the Candidatus Izemoplasma sp. genome, the region TGTTTCTCTGTATAGCCTTTAATCAAACGCTCATAAATTGTTTTACCTACTAATGATAAAGCTTTTTCTTCAAGATTCAAATACTTTTCTTTTATGTAAGGCATGGTTTCCTCTTCAATCTTCTTTTTAGCTTCCTCAGGGGTTTTAGTATTAAAGAGTTCATAGAAGGTTCTCATCGAGAATGGTAGAGAGTATATTTGATCCTGATAACGAGCCAATGGTTGATTGATGAATGGGTGCATTGAAACTTTATCAGTAACATATTTCCAAATTTTCTCGTCATTAGTATGAAATATATGTGGTCCGTATTGATGAATATTGATTCCATCGATAGATTTTGTATAAATATTTCCTGCAAGATGATCCCGCTTTTCAATAACTTTACACGTATATCCTTGTTTAGATGCTTCATGGGCGAAAACAGCTCCAAAAAGACCTGAACCCACTATTAAAAAGTCATATTTTTGTTTATTAGTCATTTCTTCTCACTCCGAATTAATATATAATCTTATATCATATTAGCATAAAAAAACGATTCTCACTATTTTATATATATTATTATCATATCATATTAAGTTAATTTAATCATTTATATTCCTTTTGATGAAATGTAAACGCTTTTTAGATGATTCTATTGACAAAAATACAATGACACGATATAATTTGACTTAATTGAAAGACATTGAAGAGAAGAGTAATTGATGAAACACATCAAAGAGAGCCCCGGATGGTGAGAGGGGGTATGTCATAGTCAATGAACATGGTCTCTGAGTTATCTATTTGAACACAAGTAGGATAGATCGGGTATGCCCGTTATCGCATTAGAGTATTAATTCCTTAGGTGGATGCGTACTTGATAAGGTGGATACTGTGAGGTGTCCATAAATAAAGGTGGTACCACAAGTAGACTTACTTGTCCTTTACATAGTGATATGTAAAGGGCTTTTTTTATTGATTAGGAGTGAAAATATGATAACAATTAAAAACGTCACAAAAAAATACCCAGGAAGTGGCGATGAAATAGCTTTAAATGATATTTCAACGTCATTCAAAGAAGGCTATATCCATGGCATTATCGGGGTTAGTGGTGCTGGGAAAAGCACCTTGATTCGGTTATTCAATCAACTTGAAAGTTATGATAAAGGTACCATAACCATATTTGATTATACCGACATCAAAGCCCTTAATAAGGAGTCAACCCGAATGTTGAGAAAGGATATTGGGATGGTCTTTCAAACCGATCATTTACTCAGCCGTAAGACAGTCATTGATAACATCTTATTACCGATTGGCTTTCATCGACCAATTACAGAAGAGGACAAAAAATACGCTTATACGTTGTTAGATGAAGTTGGTTTAACGGCATATAAAGATCGTTATCCTGCTCACCTTTCAGGTGGACAAAGACAACGTGTAGGCATTGCAAGGGCGTTAATCAATCATCCTAAATTATTAATTTGTGATGAGCCAACAAGTGCCCTTGATGTGATTACAACCGATCATATCTTATCATTAATCAAACGTCTCGCAAAAAAACACCACTTGAATGTCTTATTCGTGACTCATGATATGAATGTTATTGAAGCTATCGCAGACACAGTGACTGTGATGGATAAAGGTAACATTATTGAACAAGGTCCCCTTGAAGATATTTTATTTAAAGCAAAACATCCAAAAACAAAGGCCTTTATTAAAAAAGTTGGCCTTGATTTAGATACCATCACAGAAACTTTTGATAAATCCAAATTACTCCTATTAAAGTTTTCACAAACAATTGTGAAAAAACCCATATTAGCCAATATGGTGCGTGATATAGAGTGTGAAGTGTCTATTGTATATAGTAATATCACTCCCAATAATGCTGGGTGGATGATTGTATATGCCAAAAACAACCAACAAACAATAAAAAGGTATTTAAGAGAACATCAAGTGGAGGTGGATCATGTTATTTGAGTTAGAATATCATGTCTATTTAAATGCGCTTTATGAAACAGTGTATATGACACTGATTAGCACTATTTTTGTTTTCATTTTTGGTCTTATCTTTGGGGCACTACTCTTTACCACCGCTAAAGGGGGACTATTTGAGAACTCAGTTTTACATAAAACTCTCTCAGCCTTAACTAGTATATTAAGAAGTATTCCATTCTTAATCTTAATTGTGCTTTTAATTCCGTTTACACGGATATTAATTGGCACCATTTTAGGACCCTCTGCGGCATTACCGGCACTGGTGATTGGAGCGACACCATTTTATGCCCGACTTGTTGAAATTGCGTTACATGAAACAGCCACTGATTTACAAGAAACTGGTCTGTCCTTTGGTGCAACCAAACGACAAGTACTCATTAAGATTTTAATCCCTGAATCACTTCCCGCTTTAGTAAGAGGTATTACTGTTACATCTATTGCGATAACTGGGTATACCTCAATTGCCGGGGCTATTGGTGCGGGTGGGTTAGGTAATTTAGCCTATTTATATGGCTATGCTCGTAATCGAGTATATGTTACATTAACCGCTACATTTTTAATCGCAATACTTATTTTATGTATTCAAATTACTGGCGACTATATCGTCAACAAAACAACCAAAAAATAAAAAAGGAGAAAACACCTATGAAAAAATTACTTATAATATTAGCATTAATATTTACCATTACATTAAGCAGTTGTTCATCAAATGATACGTATAAAGTTGGGGCAACACCTGTTCCTCACGCAGAGATACTGACCCACATTCAACCACTTTTAGAGGAACAAGGATATCCCTTTGAAATTGTTGAGTTTACCGATTATGTTTTACCCAATAGTGCATTATCTAGTGGTGATATTATTGCGAACTTCTTCCAACATATTCCTTATTTAAATGCTCAAATTGACGAATATGGATATAACTTTGTCAATGTTGGAGGCGTTCATGTAGAACCAATTGGCCTTTATACTAAAGTCTATGATTCATTAGATACATTACCAGATAATTTAGAGTTGATTATTTCTAACTCACCAACAGATCGGCCTCGTCTTCTTGGTGTACTTGAAGAAAATGGATTAATTACACTCAATGATGATGTGACCGATACTGATATCATCAACGCAACAACAACCCAACTATCTACTTTATTCATATCTTCTAAAACCATTACGTTTACAGAAGTTGCTGCAGAGTTACTGGTTACAAATTACAATAATGAAGAAGGTGACGCCGTATTAATTAATGGAAACTTTGCATTGGACAATGGACTTAATCCGCTTGTAGATAGTATTGCTTTAGAAGGCAGCGCTTCTGATTATGTCAATATTTTAGTCACAACACAAGCTAATCATGATGACCCATTCATTGAAGCCCTCATTACGACGTTACAGTCTAAAGAAGTACAAGATTGGATACGAGACAATTATGATGGGGCAGTTGTTCCTGCGGCTAATTAATCTATTAGGATACTTTTTAAAGTATCCTTTTCTTTTTTACCATTATTCCATCGGTAAAATCACAAAACCTATAGTACTAAATAGAAAGGTACTATTTAGTTTTGTCACTAATAACTTGGCAAGCTTAAAAGGGTAGTTCTAGATATTGTAAATGCTGTCATCATACAATAAAGATAGCAAAAAAATTATGGAGATTACACAATAGAAAAAGGTTTACGTTTTTATATTCAACGATTCGGACATTTGTTAGGTCGTATGATTATGCCAAATATTGGCGCATTTATTACATGGGATCTTATCACTGCATCTTTTATCCCAACAGGATGGACACCTAACGAAACACTATCACAACT harbors:
- a CDS encoding methionine ABC transporter permease codes for the protein MLFELEYHVYLNALYETVYMTLISTIFVFIFGLIFGALLFTTAKGGLFENSVLHKTLSALTSILRSIPFLILIVLLIPFTRILIGTILGPSAALPALVIGATPFYARLVEIALHETATDLQETGLSFGATKRQVLIKILIPESLPALVRGITVTSIAITGYTSIAGAIGAGGLGNLAYLYGYARNRVYVTLTATFLIAILILCIQITGDYIVNKTTKK
- a CDS encoding MetQ/NlpA family ABC transporter substrate-binding protein, whose protein sequence is MKKLLIILALIFTITLSSCSSNDTYKVGATPVPHAEILTHIQPLLEEQGYPFEIVEFTDYVLPNSALSSGDIIANFFQHIPYLNAQIDEYGYNFVNVGGVHVEPIGLYTKVYDSLDTLPDNLELIISNSPTDRPRLLGVLEENGLITLNDDVTDTDIINATTTQLSTLFISSKTITFTEVAAELLVTNYNNEEGDAVLINGNFALDNGLNPLVDSIALEGSASDYVNILVTTQANHDDPFIEALITTLQSKEVQDWIRDNYDGAVVPAAN
- a CDS encoding methionine ABC transporter ATP-binding protein, with translation MITIKNVTKKYPGSGDEIALNDISTSFKEGYIHGIIGVSGAGKSTLIRLFNQLESYDKGTITIFDYTDIKALNKESTRMLRKDIGMVFQTDHLLSRKTVIDNILLPIGFHRPITEEDKKYAYTLLDEVGLTAYKDRYPAHLSGGQRQRVGIARALINHPKLLICDEPTSALDVITTDHILSLIKRLAKKHHLNVLFVTHDMNVIEAIADTVTVMDKGNIIEQGPLEDILFKAKHPKTKAFIKKVGLDLDTITETFDKSKLLLLKFSQTIVKKPILANMVRDIECEVSIVYSNITPNNAGWMIVYAKNNQQTIKRYLREHQVEVDHVI